The following are encoded in a window of Lactobacillus acidophilus genomic DNA:
- a CDS encoding L-fucose/L-arabinose isomerase family protein: MADKNYLKQIKIGFAPTRRNIFSANAAIEFADKTREKLDELGVNYVDIKDVNDDGLLYDDEGLEKITKKFKEEKIDGLFIANENFGTEYEVARLAAKFDVPVLLWGPRDEAPAPDGSRRRDTQCGLFAIGKVLRHFNVPFTYIKNSDIDDPSFSRGVIDFIKVCNVVKTFKNTRILQIGPRPFDFWSVIVNEGELLEKFGIELSPIPLGELTSYMNDLIKKDDPRIEETKDVYRKWADIQIEDRDFTKVAALKLAMQDKMKEYGCNCGTIQCWTELQREIGILPYASEALLQTEGMPVTCETDINGTISEVLAEAATLGEERALFADVNCRHPENENGELLQHLGTFAFQTAKNRPVLPPSHFVFDYPGSAAFQVKDGTYTLVRFDGDHGKYSMLIGNAKTCEGPYEQGTYAWFQFKDLNRFEAKYVYGSYIHHMAGVRADVVPILAEAGKYINVKPDYYDPIKDKVAAYWYGDLNTILDD, from the coding sequence ATGGCTGATAAAAACTACTTAAAACAAATTAAAATTGGTTTTGCACCAACTAGAAGAAACATTTTCTCAGCTAATGCAGCAATTGAATTTGCAGATAAAACTCGTGAAAAGTTAGACGAATTAGGTGTTAACTACGTTGACATTAAGGACGTAAATGATGATGGTCTTCTTTATGATGACGAAGGTCTTGAAAAGATTACTAAGAAGTTTAAAGAAGAAAAGATTGATGGCTTGTTTATTGCTAACGAAAACTTTGGTACTGAATATGAAGTTGCTCGCTTAGCAGCTAAATTTGATGTTCCTGTGTTACTTTGGGGGCCAAGAGATGAAGCGCCTGCTCCTGATGGTTCAAGACGGCGTGATACTCAATGTGGTTTATTTGCGATTGGTAAGGTATTACGCCATTTCAATGTTCCATTTACTTATATTAAAAATAGTGATATTGATGATCCTTCATTTAGTCGTGGTGTAATTGACTTTATTAAAGTATGTAATGTAGTCAAGACATTTAAAAATACTCGTATTTTACAAATTGGGCCACGTCCATTTGATTTCTGGTCAGTAATTGTTAATGAAGGTGAATTGCTTGAAAAGTTTGGCATAGAATTATCACCAATTCCATTGGGTGAATTAACTTCATACATGAATGACTTGATTAAGAAAGATGATCCACGTATTGAAGAAACTAAGGACGTTTATAGAAAATGGGCTGATATTCAAATTGAAGATAGGGACTTCACCAAGGTTGCGGCTTTAAAACTTGCTATGCAAGACAAGATGAAAGAATACGGCTGTAATTGTGGTACTATCCAATGTTGGACTGAATTGCAACGTGAAATTGGTATTTTACCTTATGCTTCTGAAGCTCTTCTTCAAACTGAAGGGATGCCAGTAACCTGTGAAACTGATATTAATGGTACAATTTCAGAGGTTTTAGCTGAGGCTGCAACTTTAGGCGAAGAAAGAGCCTTGTTTGCAGACGTAAACTGCCGCCACCCAGAAAATGAAAATGGTGAATTATTGCAACACTTGGGCACATTTGCGTTCCAAACTGCTAAGAATCGTCCAGTTTTACCACCATCTCACTTTGTATTTGATTATCCTGGTTCTGCTGCGTTCCAGGTTAAGGACGGAACTTATACTTTAGTAAGATTTGATGGCGATCATGGTAAGTATTCAATGCTTATTGGTAATGCTAAGACTTGTGAAGGCCCTTATGAACAAGGTACTTATGCTTGGTTCCAATTTAAGGACTTGAACAGATTTGAAGCTAAGTACGTTTACGGTTCATACATTCACCACATGGCAGGTGTACGTGCTGATGTAGTACCAATCTTGGCTGAAGCTGGTAAGTATATAAATGTAAAACCAGATTATTATGATCCGATTAAAGATAAGGTGGCAGCGTACTGGTATGGTGATTTGAATACTATTTTAGATGATTAA
- a CDS encoding DHA2 family efflux MFS transporter permease subunit — protein MENTQMGMKARIDVKHPWLAILPLMIGSFVGMFSETSLNIALPQLMKALQVGQSSIQWLVTGYMLVIGIILPLSSLFTKWFTTKKLVLFGLAAFIIGSLISGFGINFSMVLMGRMIQGIGTGIILPLMFTIAMLIFPPNKLGTVNGVLALVIMFAPAIGPTLTGLILAVGSWRDIFFTFVVFLVIAFVIGLFTLQNVSQITKPKVDFISIILSIIAFSGLIAGASFASELGWLSIQVLACLIGGIIALIFYVKRQLKLTVPVLNMRVFEHRNFTLGAVLVMIDFGIILSAMYLLPQYLQNGLLVAVALTGIIMLPGGIINALVSALAGRMYDNSGAKWPTRIGFTIALIGAIMLSLVTTHSASWYVILAHVVLMIGAPLAMSPSQTSALNSLKGLESADGSAILNTMQQIVGALATALATSFLTLGRNAVNGSAAFKFTNGVHYGMYFTCALAIIGMIISLFVTDDGKE, from the coding sequence ATGGAAAATACACAAATGGGAATGAAAGCTAGAATTGATGTTAAGCATCCTTGGCTTGCCATTCTGCCATTAATGATAGGATCATTTGTAGGAATGTTTAGTGAAACTTCACTTAATATTGCCTTACCACAGTTGATGAAGGCTCTTCAAGTTGGTCAGTCTTCAATTCAATGGCTGGTTACCGGCTATATGCTCGTAATCGGGATAATCCTGCCACTTTCAAGTTTATTTACTAAGTGGTTTACGACCAAAAAGTTAGTTTTATTTGGCCTTGCTGCCTTTATTATTGGATCGCTTATTTCAGGTTTTGGAATTAATTTTTCAATGGTATTAATGGGAAGAATGATTCAGGGGATTGGAACTGGAATTATCTTGCCTTTAATGTTTACTATTGCAATGTTGATTTTTCCACCTAACAAATTAGGGACAGTCAACGGTGTTCTTGCTTTAGTAATTATGTTTGCACCAGCAATCGGGCCAACTCTTACTGGTTTGATTTTAGCAGTTGGCAGCTGGCGTGATATCTTCTTTACTTTTGTAGTATTTTTAGTGATTGCCTTTGTAATTGGTTTGTTTACTTTGCAAAATGTTAGCCAAATTACTAAGCCAAAAGTTGATTTTATTTCAATTATTTTATCAATTATTGCCTTTTCAGGTTTAATTGCTGGTGCAAGCTTTGCTAGTGAATTGGGTTGGCTTTCAATTCAAGTTCTTGCTTGCTTAATTGGCGGTATTATTGCATTGATTTTCTATGTAAAACGTCAATTGAAACTTACCGTACCTGTGCTTAATATGCGAGTATTTGAACATCGAAACTTTACTTTAGGTGCAGTACTAGTAATGATCGATTTTGGTATTATTTTGTCAGCTATGTATTTGTTGCCACAATACTTGCAGAATGGGTTACTGGTTGCGGTTGCTCTAACCGGTATTATCATGCTTCCAGGTGGCATTATCAATGCACTTGTTTCTGCATTAGCTGGTAGAATGTACGATAATTCTGGTGCAAAATGGCCAACTAGAATTGGTTTTACCATTGCGTTAATCGGTGCGATTATGCTTAGCTTGGTGACTACTCATAGTGCTAGTTGGTACGTCATCTTAGCTCACGTTGTGTTAATGATTGGCGCACCACTTGCTATGTCCCCATCACAAACTTCGGCTTTGAATTCACTTAAAGGTCTTGAGTCAGCAGATGGTTCCGCAATTTTGAATACGATGCAACAAATTGTTGGTGCGTTAGCGACAGCTCTTGCTACTAGTTTCTTAACTTTAGGTAGAAACGCTGTTAATGGATCAGCTGCTTTTAAGTTTACCAATGGTGTACACTATGGCATGTATTTCACTTGTGCTTTAGCGATTATTGGTATGATAATTTCATTATTTGTTACAGATGATGGAAAAGAATAG
- a CDS encoding substrate-binding domain-containing protein gives MDLKMSDIAKMAGVSKAAVSFALNGKPGVSDETRKKIFKVIKDQGYEPLRKHKKGGVRKIASISLIIIQDRTGMMNRSYASLPFFDTLVSELSQNVSGAGGQMQIVNLDINHLHEGLNNEALQQSKASIVLATDLNQKQVQLINRKLRNVIFVDNYFEYIQADFVSIDNFQGAYRAGKFIVKKGYRKIGYVASNHAISNFLQRRSGFRKAMREANIQIPPEYVFSLNPTELRGSLPALFRQKNNWPEAIFCEDDYMALRLLNALTRQGIKVPQDIAVMGFDDISEDTMVIPELTTIHVPITQIVDQAINQLQCKVADTDWLPQKCFISTKLIERESL, from the coding sequence ATGGACTTAAAAATGAGTGATATTGCCAAAATGGCTGGTGTTTCTAAAGCGGCTGTATCATTTGCTTTAAACGGTAAGCCCGGTGTAAGTGATGAAACGAGAAAGAAGATTTTTAAAGTAATTAAAGATCAAGGCTATGAGCCGCTACGCAAACACAAAAAAGGCGGCGTTAGAAAAATTGCCAGTATTAGTTTAATTATTATTCAAGATAGAACAGGGATGATGAATCGAAGCTATGCCAGTTTGCCATTTTTTGATACTTTGGTGTCTGAACTTTCACAGAATGTCAGTGGAGCTGGCGGGCAGATGCAGATTGTTAATTTAGATATCAATCATTTACACGAAGGATTGAATAATGAAGCTTTACAACAATCAAAAGCGTCTATAGTTTTAGCAACTGATTTAAATCAAAAACAAGTTCAGTTAATTAATCGAAAATTGCGTAATGTGATTTTTGTTGATAATTATTTTGAGTATATTCAAGCCGATTTTGTTTCAATCGACAATTTTCAAGGAGCTTATAGGGCTGGAAAATTCATTGTTAAAAAAGGTTATAGAAAGATTGGATATGTAGCATCAAATCATGCAATTTCTAATTTTTTACAACGTCGATCTGGTTTTAGAAAGGCAATGAGGGAAGCAAATATACAGATTCCACCGGAATATGTATTTAGTTTAAATCCGACTGAATTAAGAGGAAGTTTACCAGCTTTATTTAGACAAAAAAATAATTGGCCTGAAGCAATTTTTTGTGAAGATGACTATATGGCCCTACGTTTATTGAATGCATTAACAAGACAAGGTATAAAAGTGCCACAGGATATTGCTGTAATGGGCTTTGATGACATTTCTGAAGACACAATGGTCATACCAGAATTAACTACAATACATGTTCCAATTACACAAATTGTTGATCAGGCAATTAATCAATTACAGTGTAAGGTAGCAGATACTGATTGGTTACCTCAAAAATGTTTTATTTCAACTAAATTGATTGAAAGAGAATCACTTTAG
- a CDS encoding prolipoprotein diacylglyceryl transferase, producing the protein MGINLSSKEVSASEIDPAQTTETVQTEAATELTAEQEPAVEFSAPVQETEGTSTVESTPNVKEETVTEIPAETVTGNTNNENNGSVNTGTQSPATQPEAEKPGQDTTATDNTNNENKDAVNTETQKPETTTPATQPETDKAEEGEKTPAKNETDSSSEKEESKADSDKKDEVEKNENELNKGNIKDDAINIDGSILPDAAKPDKDNINETLSIQFFLIRINLQNLKEKLIGQMLYCKE; encoded by the coding sequence ATGGGGATTAACTTATCCTCAAAAGAAGTATCTGCTTCAGAAATTGATCCAGCTCAAACTACTGAGACTGTTCAAACTGAAGCTGCGACAGAATTAACCGCGGAACAAGAACCAGCTGTTGAATTCTCTGCCCCAGTTCAAGAAACTGAAGGTACCTCTACAGTTGAATCAACACCTAATGTTAAGGAAGAGACTGTTACAGAGATACCAGCAGAAACTGTTACTGGCAACACTAATAATGAAAATAACGGCAGTGTAAACACAGGAACTCAATCCCCTGCTACTCAACCTGAAGCTGAAAAGCCAGGTCAAGACACTACCGCTACTGACAATACTAATAATGAAAATAAAGATGCTGTAAATACAGAAACTCAAAAACCAGAGACTACTACTCCTGCTACCCAGCCTGAAACTGATAAAGCAGAAGAAGGTGAAAAAACTCCAGCTAAAAACGAAACTGACTCTTCATCAGAAAAAGAAGAATCCAAAGCTGATTCAGATAAAAAAGATGAAGTAGAAAAAAATGAAAATGAGTTAAATAAAGGAAACATAAAAGATGACGCCATTAACATTGATGGTTCTATCCTTCCTGACGCAGCTAAGCCTGATAAAGATAATATTAATGAGACTTTATCAATTCAATTCTTTCTGATCCGGATAAACTTGCAGAATTTGAAGGAAAAGCTAATTGGACAGATGCTATATTGCAAGGAATAA
- a CDS encoding transketolase encodes MDILDLKKKAVELRKRTWELIYNHKNGHTGSDLSCTDILVALYYSVMNQNKDNFGQKDVDTYIQSKGHAVEIWYEVLADKGYIDRNDLEKRYSTFNSPYIGHPTTDVKGMEFHTGSLGHGLGLGVGVALAAKMYNSPKHTYVLMGDGEQAEGSIWEAAMSAGNYNLDNLTAIVDHNDLQISGTTDSVMRSNPLGDKYRAFGWDVQEVDGNDVGALVDVLTKPNDTNKPRMIIANTIKGKGITVAENRADWHHKIPTEIEYKEGLRELDAQMEALNND; translated from the coding sequence ATGGATATTCTTGATCTTAAAAAGAAAGCCGTTGAACTTAGAAAAAGAACGTGGGAATTAATTTATAACCACAAAAATGGACATACTGGTTCAGACTTATCTTGTACTGATATTTTAGTTGCACTTTACTACAGTGTAATGAATCAAAACAAAGATAACTTTGGACAAAAAGACGTTGATACATATATCCAAAGTAAAGGTCATGCCGTTGAAATTTGGTACGAAGTTTTAGCCGATAAAGGCTATATTGACCGTAATGACTTAGAAAAGAGATATTCAACTTTCAACAGTCCATATATTGGTCACCCAACTACTGATGTTAAAGGAATGGAATTTCATACCGGCTCATTGGGCCATGGTCTTGGTTTAGGTGTTGGCGTTGCCTTAGCAGCTAAAATGTATAATTCACCAAAGCACACTTATGTATTAATGGGTGATGGCGAACAAGCTGAAGGCTCTATCTGGGAAGCAGCTATGTCTGCTGGTAACTACAATTTGGATAACCTAACTGCTATCGTTGACCATAATGACTTACAGATTTCGGGTACAACCGATTCAGTTATGCGCTCTAACCCACTGGGCGACAAATACCGTGCTTTTGGTTGGGACGTTCAAGAAGTTGATGGTAATGATGTTGGTGCTTTAGTTGACGTTTTAACTAAGCCTAACGACACTAATAAGCCAAGAATGATTATTGCTAACACTATAAAAGGTAAAGGCATCACTGTTGCAGAAAACAGAGCTGATTGGCACCACAAGATTCCAACAGAAATTGAATACAAAGAAGGATTACGCGAATTAGACGCACAAATGGAGGCACTTAACAATGACTAA
- a CDS encoding RNA-guided endonuclease InsQ/TnpB family protein, with translation MIKTQVVKLKVNKTIQKHLDALCDYRRYCWNKGLETWQLMYEAHTLNKKDNPSPNERRVRDELVANKADWQYDLSARCLQLAIKDLANAWKNFFDKAQPDWGIPSFKSKKAPRQGFKTDRAKIVNGKLRLDRPRSISKADWFDLKSYEALKMNEVKVISIFKEKGAYYAALPYEEEISSKAKNHQKTAVDVNVGHFNYTDGKINVLPAKLQKLYKRIKHYQRMLARKREVNGKLATKSNNYFAVRTKLQRDYRKVANIQNDLLQQFTTKLVDNYDQIVIEDLAVKQMMMTHVASKGMQRSLFSRFRQILTYKCNWYGKELILADKTYPSTQRCAACGYVKKGEEKITLQGNKKHGTKHNEYICYECGYKNDRDKNAVLNLLALAR, from the coding sequence ATGATTAAAACACAAGTAGTAAAGCTAAAAGTTAATAAGACCATACAAAAGCATCTTGATGCTTTATGTGACTATCGGCGATACTGCTGGAATAAAGGCTTAGAAACTTGGCAATTAATGTATGAAGCTCATACATTAAATAAAAAAGATAATCCCAGTCCTAACGAACGCAGAGTCCGCGATGAACTAGTCGCAAATAAAGCTGACTGGCAATATGATTTGTCTGCTAGATGTTTACAATTAGCGATTAAAGACTTAGCTAATGCTTGGAAGAATTTCTTTGATAAGGCTCAACCTGATTGGGGAATACCTAGTTTTAAATCAAAGAAAGCTCCCAGACAAGGCTTTAAAACTGATAGGGCTAAGATTGTTAATGGCAAGCTTCGCCTTGATCGTCCAAGAAGCATTTCAAAAGCAGATTGGTTTGATTTAAAAAGCTATGAAGCTCTAAAGATGAATGAAGTCAAAGTAATAAGTATCTTCAAAGAAAAAGGAGCTTATTATGCGGCTTTGCCTTATGAAGAAGAGATTTCAAGTAAGGCTAAAAATCATCAAAAGACAGCAGTAGATGTCAATGTCGGTCACTTTAATTACACAGATGGCAAAATCAATGTTTTGCCTGCTAAATTGCAAAAGCTTTATAAGCGCATCAAGCATTATCAAAGAATGTTAGCTCGTAAAAGAGAAGTTAACGGTAAGTTAGCTACAAAATCAAATAATTACTTTGCAGTGAGAACCAAATTGCAAAGAGATTATCGCAAGGTAGCTAATATCCAAAATGATCTTTTACAGCAGTTCACTACTAAGCTTGTAGATAATTACGACCAAATTGTAATTGAAGACTTAGCAGTAAAGCAAATGATGATGACCCATGTAGCTTCCAAAGGAATGCAGAGATCGCTGTTTAGTAGATTTAGGCAGATATTAACTTATAAGTGTAATTGGTATGGCAAAGAATTGATCTTAGCTGATAAAACATACCCATCAACTCAAAGATGTGCTGCGTGCGGTTATGTCAAAAAAGGCGAGGAAAAGATCACTTTGCAAGGTAACAAAAAGCATGGTACCAAACATAATGAATATATCTGTTATGAGTGTGGCTACAAGAACGATCGAGATAAAAATGCGGTTTTAAATCTTTTAGCTTTAGCAAGATAA
- a CDS encoding FGGY-family carbohydrate kinase: protein MSKKYILAIDQSTQGTKAILVDQNNQIFWKAALPHKQIINNQGWVSHDLGEIKENLQKLFKKVLEQVSPDQLIGLAITNQRESAAAWSKKTGDSLCKTIVWQDNRAEKLIKKISYPELKNEVKDKTGLALSPYFTGAKWGWMLLNEPRVIQAHENNDLCLGTMDSWLIYQLTDGKSFKTEPSNACRTQLMNIRTGNWDKNLSEIFGVDLESLPQIVDSNGHFGNTNLFGLLPHPIPILSVLGDSQAALFAHGCFKAGDFKVTFGTGSSVMLNIGTSLPANINNKLNTSIAWSLNGKPSYVLEGNINYAGACITWLKDNLHLINTPNETADLALTANPEDHTILIPAFAGLGAPYWKPDMKAAFVGMTSTTSKKELVRATLNSLVYQIADILSEFKQLYPKVNNEIHTDGGMIHNKYLMQYLSNITQRIVKVADISELSAVGSAMNAMNHTTGIQSSKAYNTRMNSNIAQKYRQEWSHWINILS, encoded by the coding sequence ATGTCTAAAAAATATATACTAGCAATCGATCAGAGCACTCAAGGTACAAAGGCAATACTAGTAGATCAGAATAATCAAATTTTTTGGAAAGCCGCTCTGCCTCATAAACAAATTATTAATAATCAGGGCTGGGTCAGTCATGATCTAGGCGAAATTAAAGAAAATCTCCAAAAATTATTTAAAAAAGTATTAGAACAAGTTTCTCCTGATCAACTTATCGGCTTAGCAATCACTAACCAACGAGAATCGGCAGCTGCTTGGTCTAAAAAGACTGGTGATTCACTCTGTAAGACAATTGTTTGGCAAGATAATCGAGCTGAAAAATTAATCAAAAAAATTTCTTATCCTGAACTTAAAAATGAAGTTAAAGATAAAACTGGATTAGCACTTTCTCCATATTTTACCGGTGCCAAATGGGGATGGATGCTTTTAAATGAGCCTCGAGTAATTCAAGCTCACGAAAATAATGACTTATGCTTGGGGACAATGGACAGCTGGTTAATATATCAACTTACTGACGGAAAATCATTCAAAACCGAGCCATCTAATGCTTGCAGAACTCAATTAATGAATATTCGAACAGGAAATTGGGACAAGAATTTAAGTGAAATATTTGGAGTAGATTTAGAAAGCCTTCCTCAAATTGTAGATTCTAATGGTCATTTTGGAAATACTAACTTATTTGGTCTACTTCCACATCCTATTCCAATTTTAAGTGTTTTAGGCGATTCACAAGCTGCACTTTTTGCTCATGGTTGTTTTAAAGCTGGTGATTTTAAAGTTACATTTGGAACTGGCTCATCAGTAATGCTTAATATAGGTACTTCATTACCAGCTAATATTAATAATAAACTTAATACCTCAATTGCTTGGTCTTTAAATGGCAAACCTTCATATGTACTTGAAGGAAACATAAATTATGCTGGTGCTTGCATTACCTGGCTCAAAGATAATTTACATTTGATCAACACACCTAATGAAACTGCTGATTTAGCGCTCACTGCCAATCCTGAAGACCATACAATTTTAATTCCTGCTTTTGCTGGATTAGGCGCTCCTTATTGGAAACCAGACATGAAAGCCGCCTTTGTAGGTATGACTTCTACTACTAGTAAAAAAGAATTAGTTAGAGCAACTTTAAATTCATTAGTTTATCAAATTGCTGATATTCTTTCTGAGTTTAAGCAACTTTATCCAAAAGTAAATAATGAAATTCATACCGATGGTGGTATGATTCACAACAAATACTTAATGCAATATTTAAGTAACATTACTCAAAGAATAGTAAAAGTTGCAGATATTTCTGAGTTAAGTGCCGTAGGTAGTGCGATGAATGCTATGAATCATACAACAGGTATTCAATCATCGAAAGCTTACAATACACGAATGAATTCAAATATCGCGCAAAAATACCGACAAGAATGGAGTCATTGGATTAATATTTTATCTTAA
- a CDS encoding acetate/propionate family kinase, with translation MKKILVINAGSSSFKFKVFSFPQEDVIAEGMADRVGLADSTFELKLADKTAHSEKVEIPDQTTAVKILLTNLKKYHVINESNEIIGIGHRIVAGGETFKDSTLINQKNLQQIYDLKEYAPLHNVPEADVIKAFLQLLPNVPEVAVFDTAFHQTLDPVHYLYSLPYKYYEKYKARKYGAHGTSVRFVIQKAAQLLDKPLDQLKLIVCHLGSGASITAVKDSKSFDTSMGFSPLAGITMSTRSGDVDPSLLAYIMEKENLDRNQMIDILNNNSGLLGISGISPDMRDLRDDMARLSGDKKKRADLARNIFINRICRYIGAYIIELGGVDGIIFTAGVGEHDAGVRAQVMNTLKFMGVVADLEKNKINQAGLITCPDSKIAVMLIPTNEELMIERDVVRVAHLKK, from the coding sequence ATGAAAAAGATTTTAGTAATTAATGCCGGTAGTTCATCTTTTAAATTTAAAGTATTTTCCTTCCCTCAAGAAGATGTTATTGCCGAAGGAATGGCAGATCGTGTTGGTTTAGCTGATTCTACATTTGAATTAAAATTGGCTGACAAAACTGCTCATTCTGAGAAAGTTGAGATTCCTGATCAAACTACAGCCGTCAAGATTTTACTGACCAATTTAAAAAAATATCATGTAATTAATGAATCCAATGAAATAATCGGTATTGGTCATCGAATCGTTGCTGGTGGTGAAACGTTTAAAGACTCAACATTAATTAATCAAAAGAATTTACAACAAATTTATGACTTAAAAGAATATGCTCCACTACATAATGTACCTGAAGCTGATGTCATTAAGGCTTTTCTCCAGCTTTTACCTAACGTTCCTGAAGTAGCCGTCTTTGATACTGCTTTTCACCAGACACTTGATCCGGTACATTATTTGTATTCTCTTCCTTATAAATACTATGAAAAATATAAAGCAAGAAAATATGGTGCTCACGGAACCTCAGTTCGTTTCGTAATTCAAAAAGCTGCACAACTATTAGACAAGCCTCTAGATCAATTAAAATTAATCGTTTGTCACCTCGGTTCAGGTGCATCGATTACTGCAGTTAAGGATAGTAAATCATTTGATACTTCAATGGGTTTTAGCCCACTTGCGGGAATAACGATGAGTACCAGATCCGGCGATGTCGACCCTTCCTTATTAGCTTATATTATGGAAAAAGAAAACCTTGATAGAAACCAGATGATTGATATTTTAAACAATAATTCTGGCTTACTCGGCATATCCGGAATTTCACCAGATATGCGTGATTTAAGAGACGACATGGCTCGCTTAAGTGGAGATAAAAAGAAAAGAGCTGATTTAGCAAGAAACATCTTTATTAATCGTATTTGTCGCTATATAGGTGCCTACATTATTGAATTAGGTGGTGTAGATGGTATCATCTTTACCGCTGGCGTTGGTGAACATGATGCTGGTGTCAGAGCTCAAGTCATGAATACACTTAAATTCATGGGTGTAGTAGCAGATCTAGAAAAAAATAAAATTAATCAAGCTGGCCTAATTACCTGTCCCGATTCTAAAATCGCAGTTATGCTCATCCCTACCAATGAAGAACTAATGATAGAACGAGATGTAGTAAGAGTGGCCCACCTCAAAAAATGA
- a CDS encoding transketolase family protein: MTNDEKLTANAVIADTLDKATATDSDLLVVTCDSRGSAGLVPFTNAHPDRTVEMGIAEQNAVTVAAGLAHEGKHPFVFSPAAFLAMRSIEQVKVDVAFNKNNVKLIGISGGNSYTWLGNTHHSLNDVAITRAIPDLEVYQPCDKYQVKALFNYLLKSNKPAYVRIGKRKLDNVYHEDFGFIPGKATIIKPGKDICLISTGETLYFTLKAAEKLASDGIDVEVVDLGSIKPIDTEMIGKLAQEFDQIVTIEEHDVINGIGAAVASEVAKYGHAKLNSLGFPDKPAIQGTQDEVFHYYGLDAEGIEKSVRKILAK; this comes from the coding sequence ATGACTAATGATGAAAAATTAACTGCAAATGCTGTCATTGCCGATACTTTAGACAAAGCAACTGCTACTGATTCTGATCTATTAGTAGTAACTTGTGATTCTCGCGGTTCTGCTGGTTTAGTTCCATTTACTAACGCTCACCCTGATCGCACAGTTGAAATGGGTATTGCTGAGCAAAATGCTGTTACAGTTGCCGCTGGTTTAGCTCACGAAGGTAAGCATCCCTTTGTTTTCTCTCCTGCTGCATTTTTGGCAATGCGTTCAATTGAACAAGTAAAAGTTGACGTTGCCTTTAACAAGAATAACGTTAAATTAATTGGTATTTCAGGTGGTAACTCTTATACCTGGTTAGGTAATACTCACCATTCTCTTAATGATGTTGCTATAACTCGTGCTATTCCAGATCTTGAAGTCTACCAACCTTGTGATAAATACCAAGTTAAAGCATTATTTAACTACCTATTAAAATCTAACAAACCAGCATATGTTCGTATTGGTAAGCGTAAGCTAGATAATGTTTACCACGAAGACTTTGGGTTTATTCCTGGTAAGGCTACAATTATTAAACCTGGCAAAGACATTTGCTTAATTTCAACTGGTGAGACTTTATACTTCACATTAAAAGCCGCAGAAAAACTTGCAAGTGATGGCATCGATGTCGAAGTTGTAGACCTTGGCTCAATTAAACCAATTGATACAGAAATGATCGGTAAACTTGCTCAAGAATTTGACCAAATTGTCACTATAGAAGAACACGATGTAATCAATGGTATTGGTGCCGCAGTTGCTAGCGAAGTAGCTAAGTATGGACATGCCAAACTTAATAGCCTTGGTTTTCCAGATAAACCTGCTATCCAAGGTACACAAGACGAAGTCTTCCATTATTATGGTCTTGATGCTGAAGGAATTGAAAAATCTGTTAGAAAAATTCTTGCTAAATAA